tgctgaTGGAAGTTTTAAACTCCAAAAGATCAAATTTGCAGATCATCCCTTGTTCTCTGGTAAATTGGACAGATCCAAGTTCACCAGAACCGACCAGAGTCCAAGGAGGAACACCCAGAGACCCAGAACAAGACCAGATGGAGTTAAcacctccaccacaaaGGGTACTACTTCCCGCCCCAACAGATCACCTAGACCCAAAAGGGACTCAAAGCCCTCTAGAACAGCCAAAGGTTTGGACGACGACCGtattttttcaagaacagtGGAACCAAAAAGCTACAGCCCATCTCTAACCAACCATTTCTTGTACGGAAAGCCCACCACCGTGCAAATGAACTTGACTTCCAGAATAACAAGTTTAATCAAATCTCAATTACTTGGTTCCAAATATCCCTTCAAATTGCCTAGATCAATAATCGAAGCAGCTCCTGCTGAAACGTCAAATAGATTTTTACTCAGTTCTTCATCCTACTCCTTGGAATTAGATCAAGAAAAGGTCAGAACTGagttcaacaccattg
Above is a window of Yamadazyma tenuis chromosome 1, complete sequence DNA encoding:
- a CDS encoding uncharacterized protein (EggNog:ENOG503Q3RW; COG:K) is translated as MSKHLVYRSVRTFATDNKSPFLSDILARIEKINLNKDSFQKDTQKKPRRRTPNKPKADITSAGAKNSLKEDITSPVVDKKASSSADGSFKLQKIKFADHPLFSGKLDRSKFTRTDQSPRRNTQRPRTRPDGVNTSTTKGTTSRPNRSPRPKRDSKPSRTAKGLDDDRIFSRTVEPKSYSPSLTNHFLYGKPTTVQMNLTSRITSLIKSQLLGSKYPFKLPRSIIEAAPAETSNRFLLSSSSYSLELDQEKVRTEFNTIVKGQATKIAGDSNAVKLLNQNPTVNLSAKSKMASIIQEQKFHDLFKDASWKS